Proteins from a genomic interval of Hydrogenophaga sp. PAMC20947:
- a CDS encoding ABC transporter substrate-binding protein gives MSLTTASLTTAAVSRRHLLLGAAGAATLPVAWAQQKPAPAWADIEKAARGQTVFFNAWAGSERTNAYLQWVAAEVMTSHGVKLEHVKITDTADVVKRVRAEKAAGRGETEGTVDLVWINGENFATLKREGLLFGPFAEAQPNFQYVDVAGKPTTRNDFSVPTEGMESPWGMAQLTLFADGKRLPKPPQNMAELLALARSQPGRITYPRLPDFTGTTFVKQALIEHVSDVSLLSKAPVAAAFAQQTANLWTFLDALHPHLWRGGKQFPQTPAAIRQMMADGELLLAWTFNPNEPANEIAAKRLSPSVVSWQFAKGTIGNTHFVAIPYNARGKAGAQVVANFLLSAKAQARKADIAEWGDPTVLDLKRLPAADRALFPAKPLPGQVAQAAPTLPEPHAGWVDPLEREWTRRYA, from the coding sequence TTGAGTTTGACCACCGCCTCCTTGACCACTGCTGCCGTCAGCCGTCGCCACCTGCTGCTGGGTGCCGCTGGCGCCGCCACCCTGCCCGTTGCATGGGCCCAGCAAAAGCCAGCGCCCGCTTGGGCAGACATCGAAAAGGCCGCCCGCGGTCAGACGGTATTTTTCAACGCCTGGGCCGGTAGCGAACGCACCAACGCCTACCTGCAATGGGTGGCGGCTGAGGTGATGACCAGCCACGGCGTGAAGCTGGAGCACGTCAAGATCACCGACACGGCCGATGTGGTCAAGCGCGTGCGCGCGGAAAAGGCCGCCGGCCGCGGCGAGACCGAAGGCACCGTGGATCTGGTCTGGATCAACGGTGAAAACTTTGCCACCCTGAAACGTGAGGGACTGCTCTTTGGCCCCTTTGCGGAAGCCCAGCCCAATTTTCAGTACGTGGATGTGGCTGGAAAACCCACCACCCGCAACGATTTTTCAGTGCCCACCGAGGGCATGGAATCCCCGTGGGGCATGGCGCAACTCACCCTGTTTGCCGACGGCAAGCGCCTGCCCAAGCCGCCGCAAAACATGGCCGAACTGCTCGCGCTGGCGCGGAGCCAACCAGGTCGCATCACCTACCCGCGCCTGCCCGATTTCACCGGCACCACCTTTGTGAAACAAGCGCTGATCGAACATGTGTCCGACGTGTCGTTGTTGTCCAAGGCGCCCGTCGCGGCAGCCTTTGCGCAACAGACCGCGAACCTCTGGACGTTTCTAGACGCTTTGCACCCCCACCTCTGGCGCGGTGGCAAGCAGTTTCCGCAAACCCCTGCCGCCATTCGCCAGATGATGGCCGACGGCGAGTTGCTGCTGGCCTGGACGTTCAACCCCAACGAACCGGCCAATGAAATCGCAGCCAAGCGCCTGAGCCCTTCGGTGGTGAGCTGGCAGTTTGCCAAGGGCACCATCGGCAACACGCACTTCGTCGCCATTCCCTACAACGCCCGCGGCAAAGCCGGCGCCCAAGTGGTGGCCAACTTCCTGCTTTCGGCCAAAGCCCAGGCGCGCAAGGCCGACATCGCCGAATGGGGCGACCCGACCGTGCTCGATCTCAAGCGCCTGCCCGCCGCCGACCGCGCGTTGTTCCCCGCCAAGCCATTGCCGGGGCAGGTGGCCCAAGCCGCGCCCACGCTGCCAGAACCGCACGCGGGTTGGGTTGATCCGCTGGAGCGGGAGTGGACTCGACGGTACGCTTAG